The genomic stretch ACCCACAGTTACTCCTATTAATATGGGAATAAGGGTGAAAAATCCTTTGAAAACTGTTGAAGCTAAGATAATTGAAATGATAACTATAATGGCGATTCCCCAATTTTTGGAAGCCATATTAATGGCTACTGGGCTAAGGCTTAAACCTATTACTATAATCATGGGTCCTGTCACTACGGGTGGAAAAAGTTTTTTGATTCTTTGAATTCCTATGATTTTCACTAACAATGAAAATAAAAGGTAAACCACCCCTGCTGCAACTATTCCACCAGTTGCATATTGTAAATTCCCAGTTTGTTCTTTTACCAACAGTATTGGGCTAATAAAAGCAAAACTGGAACCTAAAAAAACTGGAACTATTTTTTTTGTAACTTGGTGGAAAATTAATGTTCCAAAACCAGCTGTAAAGAGGGCAACTAAAGGATCAAGACCAGTTAGAAGAGGTACAAGGATGGTGGCACCAAACATAGCTACAAAATGTTGAATGGAAAGGACTACTTTTCTCCAGCCATTTACGCTGTAGTAATTTCCCAGCGTTTCTTCAAATTGAATCATACTATTCCTCCTTTCTGGCCTCACTGGACCAAATTAAAGGTGCTCTTCGAAGTGTATAACACAGAAAAGTTATTTTGTCAACGATTTGTAATATTAAATAATTTTTGATGTTGTTTAACTCTTGTTTTAAAATATACTTTTTTGGTATAATATATTACGTTATGCGAAAAATATAACAAAAGAGGTGAAGATATGAAATCTATAAATATAGTAAATATGGCTATTAACGTAGAAAAACAAGGTGAATTTTTTTACAAAGAACTTGCAAAAGTTGTTAACAAAAAATTTACTGATACTTTGTTGGAACTTGCTGAACAGGAAAAACAGCACGCTGAGGTGTTTATCAAACTTGCTGATACAAAAGAGTGGGATGAAATAGATTCTTACATTTCTTCGTATGCAAGTGTCTATATAATTCCTGATCTTGAAAGGATTGTTGAATCATTTGATAAGAGGAATTTAAATTCAATCTTCGAACTAGCAATTGAAATTGAAAAGGATTCAATAATTTTATATTATGAATTAAAAGAACAGGTAAATGATAATGACATAAAGAATTTAATCAAAAAAATCATCGAACAAGAAAAGTCCCACATTAAAAAAATTATTGAAATGAAAAATAATTTTTAAAATTACCATCTATTATGTCTTTTAAAGAGGTTGAGGAAAGTAATTTAAAAACTTCTTTATTTAACCATTTCCAGAACTTTCTAGCTTTGCAAAAATTGTGATTTGGACAATCTTTTGGACAACTAACAATTTCTATGTTACTTTTAAAGGTCCTAGTTATGTCTATTAAATATATTTCATGTGGGTCTTTTACAAGAGTATAACCACCATTTTTTCCTCGAATAGTTTTCACTAAATTGGCTTCTTTCAAATAAAAAAGAAGTTTCATAGCATATTTCCGAGAAATGTTTTCAAGTTCAGAAATTGCTTTTGAATTTATTGGTTTTTCTTCGAGAGAGAGCCTAATTAAAATTCTTACTGAGTATCTAATGTCTTTTTGGCATTTTCCAAACACATTTTCACCTCAAGGGAGGATTGGGAATGAAAAAAATATTAATTGCAGTCAGACCATTTTCTTTTATTGCATCTTTTTTACCTGTAACTGCTGGTGCCTTATTGGCTGGAAAGTTCAATTTTTCACTTTATATTATATCACTTTTTTCAGCTATTTTGATTCAGGCAGGGGTGAATACTACTAACGATTATTTTGATTATATGAAAGGAGTAGATGACAAAGAATCGCTGGGCTCCAGTGGTCTACTTATCCATGGAAAAGCAACCCCTCAGGAAATAATAAGTATAAGTATTGTATGTTATATTTTAGCGGTAGTTTTAGGATTATATCTTGTTAAAAAGGTAGGCTCAGGGTTAATATGGTACGGTGTTATAGGAATTATTTTTGGCTATTTTTATACTGGCAAGCCTTTGCAATTGAAATATAAAGCTTTTGGAATGTTCCAAGTATTCATACTTATGGGTCCGTTAATGGTTTTAGGTTCTTATTATGTTCAAACACAAAAATTTTCGTATAAAGCTTTATTGCTTTCTATTCCAATTGGGATTTTTACTGATTTAATATTGCATGCCAACGATATTAGAGATTCTCAATATGATAAAAAAGCTGGTATAAAAACTTTAGCTATTTTAATAGGGGATAAAAATGCAACATATTTGTATATTTTTCTTACGATTATTGCTTACTTTTTCTTAACTATCCTGTATTTTTTGAAAGTATTTACTCCTTTTATATTTTTAAGTGTTGCAGTTTTGCCAATATATTTTAAGGTTTATAAACTAATCAAAGAAAAAAGTGAAAAGAAAAAAGCTCCTCATGAGGTAGCAAATGTTGATAAAATGACAGCTTTGGCACAAATCATTATTACAGGGATTGTTGTAATTTCCATGATGAGGTGATTTAAAGTGGAAACAGTTAGAAAAATAAAATACGAAAGTTTTGTGATCATGCTTGTATTTTTGTTTATTGGTTTTTATTTCGCATTTCAAGTTGATATATTTGATTTTTGGATTCGTATGACATCGATGACTTTTATTTTAGGTATTTTCGCTATTATGTTAAATGGCAAAGCTAATATTGTTCCCAACAGATTAGAACTCCCTATCATTTTGATAGTGAGTGTTTTGAGCTATGTTCTGTTTTTATTTTTCGATTTAATATCTTTTTTTGTTCCGCTATTTAAAGAACATATTGTTTTGGTTTATAACCTTGCGAACGAGCAAAATATCTTGGTAATTATTTTTTGTTTGATAATAATATCTTTTTTTGAAGAGATAATTTGGAGAGGTTTTATTACAGAATTTTTACTACAGAATATGGATATTGCACCTGCATTAATTATTTCTTCAATATTGTACTCTGTTGTTCACATTTTTACGGGAAATGTTGCTCTTATGGCTGGGGCATTTTTCTTAGGGTTAATTATGGGATTTATTTATATATTTACAGGAAAGGTAAGCACTACCGCTTTTATACATGCGATTTGGGGTATATTAATTTTTGTTATTTTCCCGCTAAATTAAGGAGGGATCCGCTATGAATGTAATTGTTTGTATTAAGCAAGTTCCAGATACAACAAATGTCAGAATTGATAGAAAAACAAATAACTTAGTTAGAGA from Thermosipho atlanticus DSM 15807 encodes the following:
- the menA gene encoding 1,4-dihydroxy-2-naphthoate octaprenyltransferase; this encodes MKKILIAVRPFSFIASFLPVTAGALLAGKFNFSLYIISLFSAILIQAGVNTTNDYFDYMKGVDDKESLGSSGLLIHGKATPQEIISISIVCYILAVVLGLYLVKKVGSGLIWYGVIGIIFGYFYTGKPLQLKYKAFGMFQVFILMGPLMVLGSYYVQTQKFSYKALLLSIPIGIFTDLILHANDIRDSQYDKKAGIKTLAILIGDKNATYLYIFLTIIAYFFLTILYFLKVFTPFIFLSVAVLPIYFKVYKLIKEKSEKKKAPHEVANVDKMTALAQIIITGIVVISMMR
- a CDS encoding ferritin-like domain-containing protein, translated to MKSINIVNMAINVEKQGEFFYKELAKVVNKKFTDTLLELAEQEKQHAEVFIKLADTKEWDEIDSYISSYASVYIIPDLERIVESFDKRNLNSIFELAIEIEKDSIILYYELKEQVNDNDIKNLIKKIIEQEKSHIKKIIEMKNNF
- a CDS encoding CPBP family intramembrane glutamic endopeptidase, whose product is METVRKIKYESFVIMLVFLFIGFYFAFQVDIFDFWIRMTSMTFILGIFAIMLNGKANIVPNRLELPIILIVSVLSYVLFLFFDLISFFVPLFKEHIVLVYNLANEQNILVIIFCLIIISFFEEIIWRGFITEFLLQNMDIAPALIISSILYSVVHIFTGNVALMAGAFFLGLIMGFIYIFTGKVSTTAFIHAIWGILIFVIFPLN
- a CDS encoding RrF2 family transcriptional regulator, producing MFGKCQKDIRYSVRILIRLSLEEKPINSKAISELENISRKYAMKLLFYLKEANLVKTIRGKNGGYTLVKDPHEIYLIDITRTFKSNIEIVSCPKDCPNHNFCKARKFWKWLNKEVFKLLSSTSLKDIIDGNFKNYFSFQ